TGACTGAATTTTATTGCCACCTACTTTTATCGTCATATCCATAAACAAACAGCGGATAAGGTTTGTTGGAAGAACAGCAGATAGACTCTGGTTAGCATGTCAGATGACAAGAAGGGCCATATGGGGAGCTTTGAAGATATTCAGAGCAAGTTAGATAAACGACTTGGGCCGGAGTACATTTCTAAGAGAATTGGGCACGGATCTACGAGAGTTGCTTATATTGAGGGATGGAAAGCCATCAACTTAGCCAATCAGATATTTGGGTTCAACGGATGGTCCAGTGAGGTTAAAAGCGTAACTGTTGATTTCATGGACGAAAAACAAGGACGGTTTACGATTGGGTGTACGGCTATCGTGCGTGTAACTTTAGGTGATGGGACGTTTAGAGAGGATATTGGTTATGGAACTGTGGACAATGAACGTAGGAAGTCAGCTGCATTCGAAAGAGCTAAAAAATCTGCAGTTACAGATGCGTTGAAGCGTAGTTTACGGTCTTTTGGAAATGCTTTGGGCAACTGTTTGTACGATAAAGATTTTCTTTCCAGGATAGATAAGGTAAAATTCGAGCCGCCTGATTTCGATGAGGGGAATCTCTTCAGACCTGCTGATGAGATCAGTGAAGTGTCACGGTCTAATACAGTTCCAGAGCATCATGATGGCCCAATAGTCAAAAAGCGTAATCTAGTACAAGTCGCTCATGCTCAGGTAGCCGCGGCAACTGCAGCCTCGAGGCCAAGTAACGTACGACCAAGTACCTACCATACAGAAGGGGCCGTTGAAGACACAGAATTACCACAAGAGGAAGCTACTTATGCTCCACAGCGATCACCTACCGAAAATGAGCATGAAGATCTTCTGGATGATTCCTTCATGTTCAGCGATGAATTACAAGATGATGATCTAATGAACATCGGTTCGGTGAAAAAACCTCCTATTGCATCAGCTGGTATGCATGCTCCAGCCCAAATAGCTGTTCATAAGTTGTCCAGACCGACAGTCCCTGGAAAGGATGTTCCTGTGGCGTTTGTTACAGCCAAGGCCGCCCCGAATCTGCAGAACAAAACCCCAATCCCCACAGACCAGATGTTCAATCCCAAATTTCAAGCACAGTCCATCAAGCACACTGTGGATCAATCCACATCTACACATGTAAAGGTAAACGTGCTTAAAGATAAGGGCATCGACCAACACAGAGACAGCTTTTATGCGAAATTTGCTCCTAAAGGTAAGATATTGGATTCCACAGATACCTCTAATACCTCCCACTCAAGTGCGCTGGCACAAGATCACCCAAGGTTATCTCCTAGCCTCTCGCTTATACAAGATGAAAACAATACTAACACTTCCAGCCTGCCAAAACCGACACTGATTGAGCTACCCACCCCGCAACACGCAAAGTCTAACATAGCGTTACCGAAACTGCCCATACAAAGAAGAGAGGTCGGTAGACCAAAGATAAACCATCCAAACTTGCGTAGACCGTCTATACAGCAATGAAGAACCACCTTATCCTACATATTTAGTCAATTTAGCGTAACGTAGCGTTTAATATTGTATAGAGAGCTATAAATATTTGCATCGTCACTTTAGAcgtttattgaaaatttctAGATagaattcatcaaaattctCATTACATTATCTACAACTAAACCTCATCTGCAGCAAGGCCATCGACATTGATAATAAGCCAAGTTTGAAATTCCTTTAAAGGCTGTTGTTACCACCGATCAAGACTCATAATATAGTTTTTTATTCCTGCCCCTTACCCCTTGTGTCTGTGTTTTAGTTCCTTTTTCCAATGGTGGTAACCTTAACCAAGTTAGAAAAATTACAGAAAGCGGAGAAATCCAAGACTTTCAAGCCATTAATAGACGAATTAATTCAATGTGATGATAGTGAATTTTTCGGTAAACTGGCCCAGATCACTCAATGGGATCGATCCAAAGACGatctttttgtttggaTTCCTGTTCTTGACCGGATGGACGGTATATTGAGCGGAATCGTAAACAAGTATAAATACAAGTCAGATGACTGGAAGAAGAATCCTGTCAGACTAGTTGAGATGGCTAAAGAGGATGAGGATAATGTGAatacgctgcttctttttacCTGCCGTTTGTTGAATAACACTTCAAATCGCTCTCTGTACTCCTCGTTGGATGTTATGAGCCATTTGTTAAGCTGTCCCAATTTTAGGATTAAATTAGGTGCTATGAAGGTTGTGGCGACGATTGGGGAAAGACATGTAGTTGCGCGCCATCGGATTGAGAGTTCTAGTGTTCTGGCTAGtcaaaagttgaagaagaaatgCCTAAGTTTGGCGCTATGTTTGCCATCATCTACCACTGATGATAGTTCGGATCATTTTTCCTTAGTTGACCTATTCTTTGATAAAAGGAAGTATCCTTCCAAGTGGTCTTCTTTCCAGTatacatattatattacCAAAAAACAGGGAACTCAGCAGTCACCTCAGAAACATAATCAGATTTCTTCCATGAAACAGTTTATCCTGACAAACGAAGAGTTGAAGTCTGTTACCTTGCAACAGATATTTGATAAGGCTATGGAAGAATTGCCTTCTGATTTCTGGTTTGAGTTCTCTCTGCAGGCTACAATTGCGAAAGCATTTAGCGATGATTCCGCTGAAAATATCCAACTAAGGAATCTAATTATCCAAACAAAGTTTGCCGCTATTGCATTTGCCAATGCAATATACATTCCTCCTCAAGTTAGTTCGAAATTGTTTGAGATGGATCCATATGCTTTCAATAACTTAACCGATTTCATTTCGTTATCAGAAACGAAGCTACCGAAGGATCTAAGAACCGATGCTCTATTCGCACTCGAGTGTATTTCTCTTAAGCATGTGTGGTGTTCTGATATTGTAAGAAACCTCGGAGGTAATATGTCACATGGCTTACTATTCCAAATTCTAAGGTATATTGCAAAGGTGATAAGAGAAGACCTTGAAGATGAAGTCGATGAGGAATATAACGTCCGattcttttatttaatttcGAATTTAGCCGATGTGAAAACTCTTCAGGAATCGTTAATATCAGCCGGGCTTATTTCGAGCCTCTTAGAAATCATCTCAATCAAAAATAGCAAATACAAGCGTACGCTGGCTTCCGCTGCTCATCTTCTGGAGGATGTGATCAGTGATGCTGATGCAACTGCTGAAtttatcaacaataatgGTTTTAACATTTTGATCGAAACTGTAACAAATGAAGTTAATTTTGCATTGGAACATCCTGATTTTGGAGAGCCTCCAAAATACTCTGTTGTTTACTACTCTATTTCATTCCGACAACTTGGGTTTATCAGAAGCTTGTTGAAACTGGTCttgaaattgttgaagacgGACTCAGGTGATAGAATTCGGAATTTGATTGATTCTCCAATTCTACTtgcttttaataaaattttggaGAATAGGCCTGTATTTGGCTTCACGCTGGTTTCTCATGCATTAGATGTTGTTCAAACGATTATAAATACTGAGCCGACCATCTATCAGGTACTTGTGGAATCTGGAACTGTGTCttatataataaatcaGTTTGAACAGTTTCTGGGTCCAACCAGTGCTTTATTGTGTATGCTTCCGGAAGTTATTTCAGCTATATGTCTGAACAATGATGGGCTGAAACAAGTGAGAGAGAAAGATTTGCTAAAGTACTTGTTCCAAGTTATAAAGACTCCTGAGTTTGCTAAAATATTATCGTGGGAGGATCAGGCAGTTAGCTATGGTGTTGCTCTTGATGAGCTCGCAAGACATTATCCTGAGTTGAAACCTTGTATTGAAAATTATTTTGTGGAAACTGTTAAAGAGTTACCATCATTAATGAACTTTACTCATGTATACTTGTACGAATCAACCACTGGTGCACCTAAGTTCTACCTTtctgaaaatgatgagatcattgataatgaaaaaaaCTCCGACGAAATCGCATTTTGGGAAGTTCAAGAGTCTTCCCCTATAATTGATTGTTTCTCTGGTGTTTTCTACTCTATGGCATCAGAGAATGTTACATGGGCTGACTTAACAGATAAAATTGGGTTCCAAGAATTTTTACGTGTTGTTATTCCGGAGAAGCCGACTTTTGACTACATCAATTCACAAACACTCTTAAACTTTACAgatgttttaaaaatgtttgatgatgagcGCAGGTCATATGCTTTACCAGAGCTGTTGAAAATCCTTGATTCCAAATTTATGGAACTCGAAGAATTTCTGTCATATGATTTTGAGAACtcttatattttgaatgaatGCCATGCTGATGTAGAGCTGGTACTTCAACGACTCCACGTTTTGAATGTTATACTTTATATTATGACAGACATGTATATCAATATCACTACACTATTTCCAGTTAGGGTTATTCAAATtatggaattttttgaaaaaaatggCTTTCAGTTGATCACCAATCTGAGAAAGTTGTTCCAAAGATGTGTATTGGAGGAAACTTATATTAGATCCACGCTGCCACCATCTGTAGCGGAAGAAACTATTTCCCCAAGCATAAGTTTTGTTCCACCTATAGTAATCCATAAAGATACCCCTCTAAAAGTAGAAGCAAGGCAAGATAAAACATCTGCCGTTTACAAGAATACTCTAGAAACCAGACATGTATTCCAGAAACTCCAATCATGGATTTCAATGTTGTTTAGGTGCTTCCTAAGATTAACTCATGCTCGTAAGATGAATGTTGAATGCTACGATCGCGCTTTAGAAGTAAGAgtatttgataaagttgtGGAAGAGTTAATTAAAATGCTGGACCTGAATTACCTAGACACACATATGAGTTATTTTTTGGTGATATTAGATTTTAATACTCATGTATTCACATGTCCAAAGGCTTCTTTAACAATGTCAGATGGTGCCATTCAGACGATGCCTGCATTTCTCTTTTATCAAGCGGGtggtttcaaaatttaTCACactttaataaaaaaattatccAAGAAGCTTCTAAGTTTCGATTGCATTGAAGCCATTGAAAATGTCGATTATGTTAAAGATCAGGATGACGTAATAACTGT
This region of Eremothecium cymbalariae DBVPG#7215 chromosome 4, complete sequence genomic DNA includes:
- the RAD52 gene encoding recombinase RAD52 (similar to Ashbya gossypii AER306C), encoding MSDDKKGHMGSFEDIQSKLDKRLGPEYISKRIGHGSTRVAYIEGWKAINLANQIFGFNGWSSEVKSVTVDFMDEKQGRFTIGCTAIVRVTLGDGTFREDIGYGTVDNERRKSAAFERAKKSAVTDALKRSLRSFGNALGNCLYDKDFLSRIDKVKFEPPDFDEGNLFRPADEISEVSRSNTVPEHHDGPIVKKRNLVQVAHAQVAAATAASRPSNVRPSTYHTEGAVEDTELPQEEATYAPQRSPTENEHEDLLDDSFMFSDELQDDDLMNIGSVKKPPIASAGMHAPAQIAVHKLSRPTVPGKDVPVAFVTAKAAPNLQNKTPIPTDQMFNPKFQAQSIKHTVDQSTSTHVKVNVLKDKGIDQHRDSFYAKFAPKGKILDSTDTSNTSHSSALAQDHPRLSPSLSLIQDENNTNTSSLPKPTLIELPTPQHAKSNIALPKLPIQRREVGRPKINHPNLRRPSIQQ